Proteins encoded by one window of Bacteroidia bacterium:
- a CDS encoding DUF5655 domain-containing protein, whose protein sequence is MALYTNQTGKLKEVKEKPFKLEKDIQKVFEENLSAIMGLVLVKSEFTIKNKRIDTLAYDPQACAFIIIEYKRDKNISVVDQGFTYLSLMLENKADFIVEYNESLRQNMKREDVDWSQTRVAFVSTNFTENQVQATNFKDIAIELWEVKQFDNDTIIINPIKKSNAAESIKPLTQNKEALKKVTEEIKVYTEEEHIQKTTELIAELYQKFRQGVIQLADDIEIKPKKMEIGFRKDSKVFADICILKNSLKIWINLKKGKLDDAKKLAEDVSEKGHWGNGDYQIQVETDKDLEYIMSLIKQAIK, encoded by the coding sequence ATGGCATTATACACTAACCAAACTGGCAAACTAAAAGAGGTAAAAGAAAAACCTTTTAAACTGGAGAAAGACATTCAAAAAGTCTTTGAGGAAAACCTGTCTGCCATCATGGGGCTTGTATTGGTTAAAAGCGAGTTCACCATTAAAAATAAGCGGATAGACACATTGGCTTATGATCCACAGGCATGTGCCTTTATCATTATAGAATACAAAAGGGATAAAAACATCAGTGTTGTTGACCAGGGCTTTACTTACCTCAGCTTGATGCTGGAAAACAAAGCTGATTTTATTGTGGAGTACAATGAAAGCCTCCGGCAAAATATGAAAAGAGAAGATGTGGATTGGAGCCAGACAAGGGTTGCTTTTGTATCAACAAATTTTACCGAAAACCAAGTTCAGGCAACAAACTTTAAAGACATTGCCATTGAGTTATGGGAAGTAAAACAATTTGACAATGATACCATCATTATCAATCCAATTAAAAAATCGAATGCAGCAGAAAGTATAAAACCATTAACCCAAAATAAAGAAGCACTCAAAAAAGTAACAGAAGAAATAAAGGTGTACACCGAAGAAGAACACATCCAAAAGACAACCGAACTGATTGCCGAACTCTATCAAAAATTCAGGCAGGGAGTTATACAATTAGCAGATGACATTGAGATTAAGCCCAAGAAAATGGAAATCGGTTTTCGTAAAGACAGCAAAGTATTTGCGGATATATGCATTTTGAAAAACTCTCTTAAAATATGGATCAACCTAAAAAAGGGAAAGTTAGATGACGCCAAGAAATTGGCAGAAGACGTATCAGAAAAAGGACATTGGGGCAATGGAGATTATCAGATACAGGTTGAAACAGACAAAGACCTTGAATACATAATGAGTTTGATAAAACAAGCAATAAAATAA